In Castor canadensis chromosome 11, mCasCan1.hap1v2, whole genome shotgun sequence, a single genomic region encodes these proteins:
- the Pklr gene encoding pyruvate kinase PKLR isoform X2, producing the protein MEGPAGYLRRASVAQLTQELGTAFFQQQQLSAAMADTFLEHLCLLDIDSEPVAARSTGIIATIGPASRSVERLKEMIKAGMNIARLNFSHGSHEYHAESIVNIREAAESFATSPLSYRPVAIALDTKGPEIRTGILQGGPASEVEIVKGTQVLVTVDPAFRTRGNANTVWVDYPNIIRVVAVGGRIYIDDGLISLVVQKIGSDGLVTEVENGGVLGSRKGVNLPGAEVDLPGLSEQDVQDLRFGVEHGVDIIFASFVRKASDVAAVRAALGPEGQSIKIVSKIENHEGVKKFDEILEVSDGIMVARGDLGIEIPAEKVFLAQKMMIGRCNLAGKPVVCATQMLESMVTKARPTRAETSDVANAVLDGADCIMLSGETAKGNFPVEAVKMQHAIAREAEAAVYHRQLFEELRRAAPLSRDPTEVTAIGAVEASFKCCAAAIIVLTTTGRSAQLLSRYRPRAAVIAVTRSAQAARQVTLCRGVFPLLYREPPEAIWADDVDHRVQFGIESGKLRGFLRVGDLVIVVTGWRPGSGYTNIMRVLSVS; encoded by the exons ATGGAAG GGCCTGCAGGGTACCTGCGGCGTGCTAGTGTGGCCCAACTGACCCAGGAGCTGGGCACCGCCTTcttccagcagcagcagctgtcAGCTGCTATGGCGGACACCTTCCTGGAACACCTGTGCCTGCTGGACATCGACTCGGAGCCCGTGGCTGCTCGCAGCACTGGCATCATTGCCACCATTG GGCCGGCATCTCGCTCGGTGGAGCGCCTCAAAGAGATGATCAAGGCCGGGATGAACATCGCACGACTCAATTTCTCCCACGGCTCCCATGAG TACCATGCCGAGTCCATTGTCAATATCCGGGAGGCAGCGGAGAGCTTTGCAACTTCCCCTCTCAGTTACCGGCCTGTAGCCATCGCTCTGGACACCAAGGGACCGGAGATACGCACTGGGATCCTGCAGGGG GGCCCAGCGTCGGAAGTGGAGATAGTAAAGGGCACCCAGGTGCTGGTGACCGTGGACCCGGCGTTCCGGACACGGGGGAACGCGAACACCGTGTGGGTGGACTACCCCAATATCATCCGGGTCGTTGCAGTGGGGGGCCGCATCTACATTGACGACGGGCTCATCTCCCTAGTGGTCCAGAAAATCG GCTCAGATGGGTTGGTGACCGAAGTGGAGAATGGCGGTGTCCTGGGCAGCAGGAAGGGCGTTAACCTACCAGGCGCCGAAGTAGACCTACCTGGGCTGTCCGAGCAAGATGTCCAGGACTTGCGCTTCGGGGTGGAGCATGGTGTGGACATCATCTTTGCCTCCTTTGTGCGAAAAGCCAGCGATGTAGCAGCCGTCCGGGCTGCCCTGGGGCCAGAGGGGCAAAGCATCAAAATTGTCAGCAAAATCGAGAACCATGAAGGCGTAAAGAA GTTTGATGAAATTCTAGAGGTGAGCGATGGCATCATGGTGGCACGGGGAGACCTGGGCATTGAGATTCCAGCTGAGAAGGTTTTCCTGGCTCAGAAGATGATGATAGGACGCTGCAACTTGGCAGGAAAGCCTGTTGTATGCGCTACACAG ATGCTGGAGAGCATGGTCACCAAGGCTCGGCCAACTCGGGCAGAAACGAGTGATGTAGCTAACGCTGTGCTGGATGGGGCCGACTGCATCATGCTGTCTGGGGAGACGGCCAAAGGCAACTTCCCTGTGGAAGCCGTAAAGATGCAGCATGCG ATTGCCCGGGAGGCAGAGGCTGCAGTGTACCACCGACAGCTTTTTGAGGAATTACGCCGGGCGGCGCCACTGAGCCGTGACCCCACTGAGGTCACTGCCATTGGTGCTGTGGAGGCTTCCTTCAAATGCTGTGCTGCTGCCATCATCGTGCTGACCACAACAGGCCG ctCAGCCCAACTTCTGTCTCGATACCGACCTCGGGCAGCAGTCATTGCTGTCACCCGCTCTGCTCAGGCCGCCCGCCAGGTCACCCTCTGCCGAGGAGTCTTCCCTTTGCTCTACCGTGAACCTCCAGAGGCCATCTGGGCAGATGATGTGGATCATAGGGTGCAATTTGGCATTGAAAGTG GAAAGCTCCGTGGCTTCCTCCGTGTTGGAGATCTGGTGATTGTGGTGACAGGCTGGCGACCTGGCTCCGGCTATACTAACATCATGCGGGTGCTGAGTGTATCCTGA
- the Pklr gene encoding pyruvate kinase PKLR isoform X1, producing the protein MSIQENILPQQLWSWISQSQKDLAKSVLTGAPGGPAGYLRRASVAQLTQELGTAFFQQQQLSAAMADTFLEHLCLLDIDSEPVAARSTGIIATIGPASRSVERLKEMIKAGMNIARLNFSHGSHEYHAESIVNIREAAESFATSPLSYRPVAIALDTKGPEIRTGILQGGPASEVEIVKGTQVLVTVDPAFRTRGNANTVWVDYPNIIRVVAVGGRIYIDDGLISLVVQKIGSDGLVTEVENGGVLGSRKGVNLPGAEVDLPGLSEQDVQDLRFGVEHGVDIIFASFVRKASDVAAVRAALGPEGQSIKIVSKIENHEGVKKFDEILEVSDGIMVARGDLGIEIPAEKVFLAQKMMIGRCNLAGKPVVCATQMLESMVTKARPTRAETSDVANAVLDGADCIMLSGETAKGNFPVEAVKMQHAIAREAEAAVYHRQLFEELRRAAPLSRDPTEVTAIGAVEASFKCCAAAIIVLTTTGRSAQLLSRYRPRAAVIAVTRSAQAARQVTLCRGVFPLLYREPPEAIWADDVDHRVQFGIESGKLRGFLRVGDLVIVVTGWRPGSGYTNIMRVLSVS; encoded by the exons GGCCTGCAGGGTACCTGCGGCGTGCTAGTGTGGCCCAACTGACCCAGGAGCTGGGCACCGCCTTcttccagcagcagcagctgtcAGCTGCTATGGCGGACACCTTCCTGGAACACCTGTGCCTGCTGGACATCGACTCGGAGCCCGTGGCTGCTCGCAGCACTGGCATCATTGCCACCATTG GGCCGGCATCTCGCTCGGTGGAGCGCCTCAAAGAGATGATCAAGGCCGGGATGAACATCGCACGACTCAATTTCTCCCACGGCTCCCATGAG TACCATGCCGAGTCCATTGTCAATATCCGGGAGGCAGCGGAGAGCTTTGCAACTTCCCCTCTCAGTTACCGGCCTGTAGCCATCGCTCTGGACACCAAGGGACCGGAGATACGCACTGGGATCCTGCAGGGG GGCCCAGCGTCGGAAGTGGAGATAGTAAAGGGCACCCAGGTGCTGGTGACCGTGGACCCGGCGTTCCGGACACGGGGGAACGCGAACACCGTGTGGGTGGACTACCCCAATATCATCCGGGTCGTTGCAGTGGGGGGCCGCATCTACATTGACGACGGGCTCATCTCCCTAGTGGTCCAGAAAATCG GCTCAGATGGGTTGGTGACCGAAGTGGAGAATGGCGGTGTCCTGGGCAGCAGGAAGGGCGTTAACCTACCAGGCGCCGAAGTAGACCTACCTGGGCTGTCCGAGCAAGATGTCCAGGACTTGCGCTTCGGGGTGGAGCATGGTGTGGACATCATCTTTGCCTCCTTTGTGCGAAAAGCCAGCGATGTAGCAGCCGTCCGGGCTGCCCTGGGGCCAGAGGGGCAAAGCATCAAAATTGTCAGCAAAATCGAGAACCATGAAGGCGTAAAGAA GTTTGATGAAATTCTAGAGGTGAGCGATGGCATCATGGTGGCACGGGGAGACCTGGGCATTGAGATTCCAGCTGAGAAGGTTTTCCTGGCTCAGAAGATGATGATAGGACGCTGCAACTTGGCAGGAAAGCCTGTTGTATGCGCTACACAG ATGCTGGAGAGCATGGTCACCAAGGCTCGGCCAACTCGGGCAGAAACGAGTGATGTAGCTAACGCTGTGCTGGATGGGGCCGACTGCATCATGCTGTCTGGGGAGACGGCCAAAGGCAACTTCCCTGTGGAAGCCGTAAAGATGCAGCATGCG ATTGCCCGGGAGGCAGAGGCTGCAGTGTACCACCGACAGCTTTTTGAGGAATTACGCCGGGCGGCGCCACTGAGCCGTGACCCCACTGAGGTCACTGCCATTGGTGCTGTGGAGGCTTCCTTCAAATGCTGTGCTGCTGCCATCATCGTGCTGACCACAACAGGCCG ctCAGCCCAACTTCTGTCTCGATACCGACCTCGGGCAGCAGTCATTGCTGTCACCCGCTCTGCTCAGGCCGCCCGCCAGGTCACCCTCTGCCGAGGAGTCTTCCCTTTGCTCTACCGTGAACCTCCAGAGGCCATCTGGGCAGATGATGTGGATCATAGGGTGCAATTTGGCATTGAAAGTG GAAAGCTCCGTGGCTTCCTCCGTGTTGGAGATCTGGTGATTGTGGTGACAGGCTGGCGACCTGGCTCCGGCTATACTAACATCATGCGGGTGCTGAGTGTATCCTGA
- the Pklr gene encoding pyruvate kinase PKLR isoform X3 produces MADTFLEHLCLLDIDSEPVAARSTGIIATIGPASRSVERLKEMIKAGMNIARLNFSHGSHEYHAESIVNIREAAESFATSPLSYRPVAIALDTKGPEIRTGILQGGPASEVEIVKGTQVLVTVDPAFRTRGNANTVWVDYPNIIRVVAVGGRIYIDDGLISLVVQKIGSDGLVTEVENGGVLGSRKGVNLPGAEVDLPGLSEQDVQDLRFGVEHGVDIIFASFVRKASDVAAVRAALGPEGQSIKIVSKIENHEGVKKFDEILEVSDGIMVARGDLGIEIPAEKVFLAQKMMIGRCNLAGKPVVCATQMLESMVTKARPTRAETSDVANAVLDGADCIMLSGETAKGNFPVEAVKMQHAIAREAEAAVYHRQLFEELRRAAPLSRDPTEVTAIGAVEASFKCCAAAIIVLTTTGRSAQLLSRYRPRAAVIAVTRSAQAARQVTLCRGVFPLLYREPPEAIWADDVDHRVQFGIESGKLRGFLRVGDLVIVVTGWRPGSGYTNIMRVLSVS; encoded by the exons ATGGCGGACACCTTCCTGGAACACCTGTGCCTGCTGGACATCGACTCGGAGCCCGTGGCTGCTCGCAGCACTGGCATCATTGCCACCATTG GGCCGGCATCTCGCTCGGTGGAGCGCCTCAAAGAGATGATCAAGGCCGGGATGAACATCGCACGACTCAATTTCTCCCACGGCTCCCATGAG TACCATGCCGAGTCCATTGTCAATATCCGGGAGGCAGCGGAGAGCTTTGCAACTTCCCCTCTCAGTTACCGGCCTGTAGCCATCGCTCTGGACACCAAGGGACCGGAGATACGCACTGGGATCCTGCAGGGG GGCCCAGCGTCGGAAGTGGAGATAGTAAAGGGCACCCAGGTGCTGGTGACCGTGGACCCGGCGTTCCGGACACGGGGGAACGCGAACACCGTGTGGGTGGACTACCCCAATATCATCCGGGTCGTTGCAGTGGGGGGCCGCATCTACATTGACGACGGGCTCATCTCCCTAGTGGTCCAGAAAATCG GCTCAGATGGGTTGGTGACCGAAGTGGAGAATGGCGGTGTCCTGGGCAGCAGGAAGGGCGTTAACCTACCAGGCGCCGAAGTAGACCTACCTGGGCTGTCCGAGCAAGATGTCCAGGACTTGCGCTTCGGGGTGGAGCATGGTGTGGACATCATCTTTGCCTCCTTTGTGCGAAAAGCCAGCGATGTAGCAGCCGTCCGGGCTGCCCTGGGGCCAGAGGGGCAAAGCATCAAAATTGTCAGCAAAATCGAGAACCATGAAGGCGTAAAGAA GTTTGATGAAATTCTAGAGGTGAGCGATGGCATCATGGTGGCACGGGGAGACCTGGGCATTGAGATTCCAGCTGAGAAGGTTTTCCTGGCTCAGAAGATGATGATAGGACGCTGCAACTTGGCAGGAAAGCCTGTTGTATGCGCTACACAG ATGCTGGAGAGCATGGTCACCAAGGCTCGGCCAACTCGGGCAGAAACGAGTGATGTAGCTAACGCTGTGCTGGATGGGGCCGACTGCATCATGCTGTCTGGGGAGACGGCCAAAGGCAACTTCCCTGTGGAAGCCGTAAAGATGCAGCATGCG ATTGCCCGGGAGGCAGAGGCTGCAGTGTACCACCGACAGCTTTTTGAGGAATTACGCCGGGCGGCGCCACTGAGCCGTGACCCCACTGAGGTCACTGCCATTGGTGCTGTGGAGGCTTCCTTCAAATGCTGTGCTGCTGCCATCATCGTGCTGACCACAACAGGCCG ctCAGCCCAACTTCTGTCTCGATACCGACCTCGGGCAGCAGTCATTGCTGTCACCCGCTCTGCTCAGGCCGCCCGCCAGGTCACCCTCTGCCGAGGAGTCTTCCCTTTGCTCTACCGTGAACCTCCAGAGGCCATCTGGGCAGATGATGTGGATCATAGGGTGCAATTTGGCATTGAAAGTG GAAAGCTCCGTGGCTTCCTCCGTGTTGGAGATCTGGTGATTGTGGTGACAGGCTGGCGACCTGGCTCCGGCTATACTAACATCATGCGGGTGCTGAGTGTATCCTGA